The sequence TTAGTCAGGACGCAACTTCCCGTAACATTAAGCGATCGCTCAGAACCTGAACCCGATGTGGCGGTGGTTATGCCCGATGTCTTACGCTACCTGGATCATCACCCTCACCCCTCAGAAATCTATCTGATTATTGAAGTTGCCGATAGGACACTCAATACAGACTGTGGTATCAAGGCAAAGGATTATGCCAACTCTGAAATTCAAGAGTATTGGGTACTAAACCTCAAGCGACGTCAACTGCACGTTTTTCGAGAACCAACTCCGCAAGGGTATCAGCAAGAGATAATCCTGGCGGAAAATGATCGGATTTCTCCATTACAGTTTCCGCATTTGAGCATCGAAGTAACGCAGATGTTGCCACCTCGGTAGGGGTTTGGAAACCAAACCCCTGATAGGTTTCCAAACCCTTGGTAGGTGAGGATGTCAGGAATAGGGTTAAACTAGGAAAACTGGCAGCCACTATACTCTGCTAGCCGTTCATCCTACTCACACCCAACCCTTGTCCACGAAGCGCGATCGCATTATGCCCACATTCTTATTGGAAGTCGGTACAGAAGAATTACCCGCAAATTTCGTTGAGAGTGCGATTAAACAATGGCAGTCGCGCCTGTCACAAAGCCTTGATGAATACCTGCTGACTCCTGAGAGTATCCAGGTGTACGGCACACCTCGCCGTCTAGCCATACTCATTCAGGGATTACCCCGTCAACAACCCGATCGCGAAGAGGAAGTTAAGGGTCCACCTGTCAAAGCCGCATTTAAAGACGGGAAACCCACCAAAGCCGCCGAAGGGTTTGCCCGCAAACAGGGCGTTAGCCTTGATGATTTAGAAATCCGAGAGACAAAGAAAGGGGAATTTGTCTTTGTTGTCAAGAAAATAATCGGTCGTTCGGCGATTGAAATTCTCCCCGAAGTCATCCCCCAGTGGATTTTTGGCTTAGAAGGAAAGCGGTTTATGTGTTGGGGGGATGGAGACTTGAGGTTTTCTCGCCCAATTCGCTGGTTGGTGGCGCTGCTGGATGATACAGTTTTGCCGATTGAATTAGTGAATGGTTCCGAAACGATTAAGAGCGATCGCACATCCCGTGGACACCGTATCTTACACCCCGAATCGGTAACAATTGCCAAAGCTGAGGACTATGTAAAATCCCTAGAATCAGCCTTTGTGATTGTAGAACGCGATCGGCGCAAGCAGATCATCCAAGACCAAGTTCAGTCAGCCGCGCAAAAACTCAAGGGTCATACCCTACTCTATGAAGAATTATGGGATGAAGTCACGGATTTAGTCGAATATCCCACCGCCATAGTCGGTCAATTTGACGCCGAATACTTAATCCTACCGCCAGAGGTGGTGAAAACGGTAATGGTAAAGCATCAGCGCTATTTCCCAGTCTTTAAGGATGAAACAGCGACTGAATTACTGCCTCATTTTATTACCTTGTCCAATGGTGATCCAGAAAAATCCGAGATTATCGCCGCCGGAAATGAACGAGTGATTCGCGCCCGTTTAGCGGATGGCGAGTATTTCTATAAAACAGATTTAGCCTCACCCTTAGAGAGTTATTTACCCAAATTAGAAACCGTCACCTTCCAAGATGAATTAGGGTCAATGCGTCAGAAGGTAGGGCGCATCGAAAAAACCGCCTCACGGATTGCAGAGCAATTAGCAGTGTCACAGAAACAATGGGATGATATTATTCGCGCCGCCGCCCTTTGTAAAGCTGACCTAGTAACTCAAATGGTCTATGAATTCCCT comes from Coleofasciculus chthonoplastes PCC 7420 and encodes:
- a CDS encoding Uma2 family endonuclease, giving the protein MPISQHETQIPLHLWTVEDYHRMAEVGILSPDQPVELIAGQIIRKMSPQGTPHATAITLTRLLLEDNLRQQVLVRTQLPVTLSDRSEPEPDVAVVMPDVLRYLDHHPHPSEIYLIIEVADRTLNTDCGIKAKDYANSEIQEYWVLNLKRRQLHVFREPTPQGYQQEIILAENDRISPLQFPHLSIEVTQMLPPR
- the glyS gene encoding glycine--tRNA ligase subunit beta; translated protein: MPTFLLEVGTEELPANFVESAIKQWQSRLSQSLDEYLLTPESIQVYGTPRRLAILIQGLPRQQPDREEEVKGPPVKAAFKDGKPTKAAEGFARKQGVSLDDLEIRETKKGEFVFVVKKIIGRSAIEILPEVIPQWIFGLEGKRFMCWGDGDLRFSRPIRWLVALLDDTVLPIELVNGSETIKSDRTSRGHRILHPESVTIAKAEDYVKSLESAFVIVERDRRKQIIQDQVQSAAQKLKGHTLLYEELWDEVTDLVEYPTAIVGQFDAEYLILPPEVVKTVMVKHQRYFPVFKDETATELLPHFITLSNGDPEKSEIIAAGNERVIRARLADGEYFYKTDLASPLESYLPKLETVTFQDELGSMRQKVGRIEKTASRIAEQLAVSQKQWDDIIRAAALCKADLVTQMVYEFPELQGVIGQKYAVVSGESEAVATAIFEHYLPRGAGDKLPETLTGQVVGLADRLDTLVSIFGLGMIPTGSSDPFALRRAANAVVNITWEGNLGINLDQLLQDVSADFVATYSEKSSPVEALQEFFIQRIRTLLQDEQKIDYDLVNAVLGENDREYTQRALKDVLDVRDRALFLQGIRKNGKLDEIYETVNRSARLSMQGDLDFQQLDPKAVVRPDLFEKSSEPAFYDALVALVPRTQAAQQERNYQQIVDALAEVTPIVSTFFDDKEAGVMVMDENPEIRRNRLNLLGLLRNHARVLADFGAIVK